The Aminiphilus circumscriptus DSM 16581 genome contains a region encoding:
- a CDS encoding tRNA (adenine-N1)-methyltransferase, with translation MTLGDASRLKEGDLVLLLSPAKGETYLVRLQPGAVQGSHLGKIPHDTILDSGYGETIYTHLGRPFLVLKPSLGEYTRRLKRNTQIIYPKEAGYLLLHLDVFPGATVVECGSGSGSFTTILATFVGPSGRVVSYERREPFSELARSNCERFGVADRVVFKVRDLDGGEGFDEEGADAVFLDLQNPWEYIPEAKRALAPGRRLGILVPTFNQIQQTLEALEANAFVQIEVVEILLRGYKTNPRRIRPEDLMVGHTGFLIFASSVTCAHPEVLVDAASNEACGTPSDVAPLAEDVGEEDGEVLPASRE, from the coding sequence ATGACCCTTGGAGACGCGTCCCGCCTCAAGGAAGGCGACCTCGTGCTCCTTCTTTCTCCGGCGAAGGGTGAGACCTATCTTGTGCGGCTCCAGCCCGGAGCGGTCCAGGGAAGCCATCTCGGCAAGATTCCCCACGACACGATCCTCGATTCCGGCTACGGCGAGACTATATACACGCATCTGGGACGTCCTTTTCTCGTGCTCAAGCCGAGTCTTGGGGAATACACCCGACGTCTCAAACGAAACACCCAGATCATCTATCCCAAGGAAGCAGGATATTTGTTGCTGCACCTGGACGTGTTTCCCGGAGCAACGGTGGTGGAGTGCGGCAGCGGTTCCGGGAGTTTCACCACCATCCTCGCCACCTTTGTGGGACCTTCGGGGCGGGTGGTGAGCTACGAGCGGCGGGAACCCTTCTCGGAGCTTGCCCGGTCCAACTGCGAACGATTCGGTGTCGCCGACCGGGTGGTTTTCAAGGTGCGCGATCTCGACGGTGGAGAGGGATTCGACGAGGAGGGAGCCGACGCGGTTTTTCTGGATCTCCAGAATCCCTGGGAGTACATTCCCGAGGCGAAGCGTGCCCTTGCGCCGGGGCGTCGCCTGGGAATCCTGGTGCCCACTTTCAATCAGATCCAGCAGACGCTGGAGGCGCTTGAGGCGAATGCCTTCGTGCAGATCGAAGTGGTGGAGATCCTTCTCCGGGGATACAAGACGAATCCACGGCGCATTCGCCCGGAGGATCTCATGGTGGGGCATACGGGATTCTTGATCTTCGCTTCCTCGGTAACCTGTGCCCATCCGGAGGTGCTTGTCGATGCCGCATCGAATGAAGCGTGCGGCACGCCTTCCGACGTCGCTCCCCTGGCGGAGGATGTCGGAGAAGAGGACGGCGAGGTGCTCCCGGCGTCTCGGGAGTGA
- a CDS encoding alanine/glycine:cation symporter family protein: MESVMRINDLVNGIVWGPWMLTLLVGTGVYLTFVLGFPQLRYFGFMFKEVFGKLGKKTENEGSISSFAALATALASTVGTGNIAGVATALHLGGPGALFWMLISAIFGMTTKFAEVTLAVRYREKDPLGNWRGGTMYILEKAVGQKWLAWLFAFFTTFAAFGIGNAIQANSTAEGLNLGFGIPHLYTGIAIAILTGLVIVGGLKRISDVTTYLVPFMAIFYIIGAILVLVHHMDQIPGALANAVKYAFSDPMAMPGAVAGWSVKIALTKGIARGVFSNEAGLGSAPLVHATAQVDHPVRQGVYGLFEVFTDTIVICTLTALTILTTGVLTANPDLTGAQLTLSGFKIVLGDTGVMILSLGLSMFAFSTILGWYWYGETGAQYIFGVKVIPVYKVLWIIVIIIGAYGGGGNFLKHIWDMADTMNGLMAIPNLIALLWLSGELRKLVKDFDDKHRGGLLK; encoded by the coding sequence ATGGAATCGGTCATGAGGATCAACGACCTTGTCAACGGAATCGTATGGGGGCCCTGGATGCTCACGCTTCTCGTGGGCACCGGCGTTTACCTGACCTTTGTCCTCGGCTTTCCCCAGCTTCGCTATTTCGGTTTTATGTTCAAGGAAGTTTTCGGAAAACTCGGTAAGAAGACAGAAAACGAAGGATCCATTTCCTCCTTCGCCGCTCTCGCCACGGCCCTGGCCTCCACGGTGGGTACCGGAAACATCGCCGGTGTCGCCACGGCACTTCATCTGGGAGGTCCGGGTGCACTTTTCTGGATGCTCATCTCCGCGATTTTCGGCATGACCACCAAGTTCGCGGAAGTGACGCTGGCGGTGCGGTACCGTGAAAAGGATCCCCTCGGCAACTGGCGCGGCGGTACCATGTATATTCTTGAAAAAGCGGTCGGACAGAAGTGGCTTGCCTGGCTTTTCGCCTTCTTCACCACCTTCGCCGCCTTCGGCATCGGCAACGCCATTCAGGCCAACTCCACTGCCGAGGGCCTGAATCTCGGCTTCGGCATTCCCCATCTCTACACCGGCATCGCCATCGCGATTCTCACGGGGCTCGTCATCGTCGGCGGCTTGAAGCGCATCTCCGATGTGACCACCTATCTCGTTCCCTTCATGGCGATCTTCTACATCATCGGTGCTATTCTTGTGCTTGTCCATCATATGGATCAAATCCCCGGTGCCCTAGCTAATGCGGTGAAGTACGCCTTCAGTGATCCCATGGCCATGCCGGGTGCCGTGGCAGGATGGAGCGTGAAGATCGCCCTTACCAAGGGAATTGCCCGGGGCGTCTTCTCCAATGAGGCGGGGCTCGGTTCCGCGCCGCTGGTGCATGCCACGGCCCAGGTCGACCATCCCGTCCGCCAGGGCGTGTACGGCCTCTTCGAGGTCTTCACCGACACCATCGTCATCTGCACCCTCACGGCGCTCACCATTCTCACCACGGGCGTGCTCACGGCGAATCCGGATCTCACGGGAGCCCAGCTCACGCTTTCCGGTTTCAAAATCGTTCTCGGAGACACGGGAGTCATGATTCTCTCCCTGGGGCTGTCCATGTTCGCCTTCTCCACGATCCTCGGCTGGTACTGGTACGGTGAGACCGGTGCCCAGTACATCTTCGGCGTGAAGGTCATTCCCGTGTACAAGGTTCTCTGGATCATTGTCATCATCATTGGCGCCTACGGCGGCGGCGGTAACTTCCTCAAGCACATCTGGGATATGGCGGATACTATGAACGGTCTCATGGCCATTCCCAACCTCATTGCCCTTCTCTGGCTCTCCGGCGAACTCCGAAAGCTGGTGAAGGATTTCGACGACAAGCACAGAGGCGGTCTTCTGAAGTAG
- a CDS encoding MFS transporter, translating to MEWRRFLRNPCQRAWVLYDVGNSAFATTIMAVLFPLFYARILAVPLGEARGAALWGYVAGGALLFSAVIAPFAGSFGDLRGKRKLGLAVFTATGVAATGGMAFLSQGTWSPGLVLLAAGIASFSLASIFYDAFLVYLAPPEERSGLSSAGYAFGYLGGGVLLVANVAMVFLLPGLLGFRLAFVSVALWWALLTLPLLRRVPEPPAEAEDADISAVWRRPLNTLRSMREHPNQLRFLVAFWLYNDGIGTIMKMGVIFGSSLGIAEGHLLGALVATQFVGIPCTMLFGRLAEVWGTKRALLTSLAGYSVISLGILFVHGVWHFWVLALSIGVVQGGAQALSRSLYAELISPERSAEYFGFYDMSSKFAGILGPFLFALLADLFGSLRVGAPVLVLFFLTGMVLLRKVEVPMRERKNATEECLVEEASKSS from the coding sequence ATGGAGTGGAGACGTTTTCTGCGAAACCCCTGCCAGAGAGCTTGGGTGCTCTACGATGTCGGCAATTCCGCTTTTGCCACCACGATCATGGCGGTGCTTTTTCCGCTTTTCTACGCCCGCATTCTCGCGGTGCCCCTTGGGGAGGCCCGGGGGGCGGCTTTGTGGGGATATGTGGCGGGAGGTGCGCTGCTTTTCTCCGCCGTCATCGCTCCCTTCGCGGGATCCTTCGGAGATCTTCGGGGGAAGCGCAAGCTTGGGCTTGCAGTTTTCACTGCCACGGGTGTCGCGGCGACGGGAGGAATGGCTTTTCTCTCCCAAGGGACCTGGAGCCCAGGGCTGGTGCTTCTGGCGGCGGGAATAGCGTCCTTTTCCCTGGCATCCATCTTTTACGATGCGTTTCTCGTGTATCTCGCGCCCCCGGAGGAGCGCTCCGGACTTTCCTCGGCCGGATACGCCTTCGGATATCTCGGTGGTGGTGTTCTGCTGGTCGCAAATGTCGCCATGGTGTTTCTCCTGCCCGGACTGTTGGGGTTTCGTCTCGCTTTCGTGAGTGTCGCCCTCTGGTGGGCTCTTCTCACGCTTCCGCTTCTGAGGCGGGTGCCCGAGCCGCCCGCCGAGGCGGAGGATGCAGATATCAGTGCCGTCTGGCGCCGTCCCCTGAACACGCTTCGGTCCATGCGGGAACACCCCAACCAGTTGCGTTTTCTCGTCGCCTTCTGGCTTTATAACGACGGTATCGGCACGATCATGAAAATGGGTGTCATTTTCGGCAGTTCTCTGGGGATCGCCGAAGGACATCTGCTCGGCGCTCTTGTGGCGACCCAGTTCGTGGGCATTCCCTGCACCATGCTCTTCGGTAGGCTCGCGGAAGTCTGGGGAACGAAAAGGGCGCTGCTCACGAGTCTTGCGGGATATAGCGTGATCAGCCTGGGTATTCTCTTCGTCCATGGGGTCTGGCACTTCTGGGTTCTCGCCCTCTCCATCGGGGTTGTCCAGGGAGGGGCGCAGGCCCTCTCTCGCTCTCTCTACGCGGAACTCATTTCCCCCGAGCGGAGCGCGGAGTACTTTGGTTTCTACGACATGTCGAGCAAATTTGCGGGCATTTTGGGACCCTTTCTGTTTGCTCTTCTCGCGGATCTGTTCGGCTCGCTTCGTGTGGGTGCTCCCGTTCTCGTCCTTTTCTTTCTGACGGGCATGGTGCTGCTCCGGAAAGTCGAGGTGCCGATGCGCGAAAGAAAGAACGCGACGGAGGAGTGTCTTGTGGAAGAGGCTTCGAAGAGTTCCTGA
- the grdD gene encoding glycine/sarcosine/betaine reductase complex component C subunit alpha — MTKDTKRLLGTALREIVDAARAVERGDTGPKVRIGLLASGSELGPEELLRGALLAQESSPVQVVMIGPRSAGEGAKELSWIETPDCEEDISRAMEKALDEGEIQGCVALHYPFPLGVTTIGKVLTPARGKGMFLASTTGTASANRVEAMLRNTFYGIATAKASGIADPTVGILNVEGAQTVFKALKKLQEKGYALTFGSSVRRDGGAILRGNDILAGAVDVCVADSLTGNVLMKMFAAFTTGGGYEATGWGYGPSCGEGWDRIVSIISRASGAPVIAGAIALTARTVRGALPRLVQEELSAARKAGLDAILEDFAVRAQGVAELVVAPPAEPTDEEIHGLDVLSIEEAVRELWKAGIYAESAMGCTGPVVKIPGRHKETAEELLRRGGYC, encoded by the coding sequence ATGACGAAAGACACAAAACGGCTCCTCGGAACGGCCCTGAGGGAGATCGTGGATGCTGCGCGTGCAGTGGAACGGGGCGATACAGGCCCCAAGGTCCGGATCGGTCTGTTGGCGTCGGGGAGCGAACTCGGGCCGGAGGAACTGCTCCGGGGAGCGTTGCTCGCCCAGGAATCCTCGCCCGTTCAGGTGGTCATGATCGGTCCCCGGAGCGCCGGCGAAGGTGCGAAAGAACTCTCGTGGATCGAGACGCCGGACTGCGAAGAGGACATCTCCCGGGCCATGGAGAAGGCCCTCGACGAAGGAGAGATCCAGGGCTGTGTAGCCTTGCACTATCCCTTTCCTCTGGGTGTGACGACCATCGGCAAGGTTCTCACGCCCGCGCGGGGAAAGGGGATGTTTCTTGCCTCCACCACGGGAACGGCCTCGGCGAACCGCGTGGAAGCCATGCTTCGCAACACGTTTTACGGTATCGCCACGGCGAAGGCGTCGGGTATTGCCGATCCCACCGTGGGCATTCTGAACGTGGAAGGTGCCCAGACGGTTTTCAAGGCGCTGAAGAAACTTCAGGAAAAGGGATACGCGCTCACTTTCGGTAGCAGCGTACGCAGGGATGGCGGCGCGATTCTCCGGGGAAACGATATTCTGGCGGGTGCCGTGGACGTGTGCGTTGCGGACAGTCTCACGGGAAACGTGCTCATGAAAATGTTTGCCGCCTTCACCACCGGTGGGGGCTACGAGGCAACTGGATGGGGATACGGTCCCTCCTGCGGAGAGGGATGGGATCGAATCGTCTCCATCATCTCCCGGGCGAGCGGCGCTCCCGTCATTGCCGGAGCCATCGCTCTCACGGCCCGGACGGTTCGGGGAGCATTGCCCCGTCTTGTCCAGGAGGAACTCAGCGCGGCCCGTAAAGCCGGACTCGACGCGATTCTCGAAGATTTTGCCGTGCGGGCGCAAGGTGTGGCCGAACTGGTGGTTGCGCCTCCAGCCGAACCCACCGATGAAGAAATTCACGGTCTGGACGTGCTCTCCATCGAAGAGGCGGTGCGGGAGCTGTGGAAGGCGGGTATCTACGCGGAATCCGCCATGGGATGTACCGGACCGGTCGTCAAGATTCCCGGGCGCCATAAGGAGACGGCGGAGGAACTTTTGCGGCGGGGAGGATATTGCTGA
- the alr gene encoding alanine racemase, translated as MAYRPTRMDVRLDNLQQNFRVIRQYVGTGTQVMGVVKADGYGMGVFAVVEALQQVGCQRFAVATPDEAIVLREKGMADPLLVLGPSPRDVAEEYVQRNIAATVTDLEFARALSDAARKSGRSALVHLKIDTGMGRIGFLPEEIAGVAEQLRGLPGLDCEGVFTHFAVADERDREYTHLQFRRYGDALEQLRVSGVGVRLRHVCNSAGTLNYPEMHLDAVRPGLILYGMWPSNFCEHPFELKEVFSVKTAVAALRELPQGWGVGYGLRYMTRGAERIAVLPLGYADGYPRSLAMKAQVLIRGERAPLVGSICMDQIMVNVTHIPNVRVGDEVVLLGSQGDDRISPEEMAALLGTINYEIPNLFMPRVPRYYSHGQ; from the coding sequence ATGGCCTATCGACCTACGAGAATGGATGTCCGTCTGGACAATCTCCAGCAGAACTTTCGTGTCATACGTCAGTACGTGGGAACGGGAACCCAGGTCATGGGCGTGGTCAAGGCAGACGGGTACGGGATGGGTGTTTTCGCCGTCGTGGAAGCCCTGCAACAGGTTGGGTGTCAGCGTTTCGCCGTGGCAACCCCCGACGAGGCCATCGTCTTGCGCGAAAAGGGAATGGCGGATCCGCTTCTGGTTCTGGGGCCTTCTCCCAGGGATGTGGCGGAGGAATATGTGCAGCGGAACATCGCCGCGACTGTCACGGATCTCGAATTCGCCCGGGCGCTCTCCGATGCAGCCCGAAAGAGCGGACGATCCGCGTTGGTTCATCTGAAGATCGATACAGGAATGGGGCGTATCGGATTTCTTCCCGAAGAAATCGCTGGAGTGGCGGAACAACTTCGAGGGCTTCCGGGGCTTGACTGTGAAGGGGTGTTTACGCATTTTGCCGTTGCCGACGAACGTGATCGTGAGTACACTCACTTACAGTTCCGTCGCTATGGGGATGCCCTGGAGCAGTTACGGGTTTCGGGAGTGGGAGTGCGGCTGCGCCATGTGTGCAACAGCGCGGGAACGCTCAACTACCCGGAGATGCATTTGGACGCGGTCCGCCCCGGGCTGATCCTTTACGGTATGTGGCCGTCGAACTTTTGCGAACACCCCTTCGAGTTGAAGGAGGTTTTTTCCGTGAAGACTGCCGTGGCGGCTCTCCGTGAGCTGCCACAGGGGTGGGGTGTCGGGTACGGTCTGCGCTACATGACGAGGGGAGCGGAGCGGATCGCCGTGCTTCCTCTGGGATACGCGGACGGTTATCCGAGGTCGCTTGCCATGAAAGCGCAGGTCCTCATCCGGGGTGAGCGCGCTCCCCTCGTGGGAAGCATCTGTATGGACCAGATCATGGTGAACGTGACGCACATTCCGAACGTACGGGTAGGGGATGAGGTTGTCCTCCTTGGAAGCCAGGGAGACGACCGCATTTCTCCCGAGGAAATGGCGGCTTTGCTCGGCACGATCAATTATGAGATTCCGAATCTGTTCATGCCGCGTGTTCCGCGGTATTACTCGCACGGTCAGTGA
- a CDS encoding carbonic anhydrase, with protein sequence MRRLQQGYTTFLAKNETAFYEKIAQGQHPHSFIISCSDSRIVPEHIFGAAPGELFVLRNVGNLVTPENPAFAAALTYAVSHLNVENVVVLCHGDCGAVKGSKHPDHLETELQEWLAEDPYDGDTLEAAIKRNGIRQFERLRELPLIRQGQVTRGLRILLLFFDIATRRLERFEHGAWEPFLEEHSPDA encoded by the coding sequence ATGAGAAGGTTACAGCAGGGCTACACCACGTTTCTCGCAAAAAACGAGACGGCTTTCTACGAAAAGATCGCCCAGGGACAGCATCCGCATAGCTTCATCATCTCCTGTTCGGACAGCAGGATCGTGCCGGAGCACATCTTCGGCGCCGCACCGGGAGAACTCTTCGTACTCCGCAACGTGGGCAATCTCGTCACCCCGGAAAATCCCGCCTTCGCCGCGGCACTCACCTACGCCGTCTCCCACCTGAACGTGGAGAACGTGGTCGTCCTCTGTCACGGGGATTGCGGCGCCGTAAAAGGGTCAAAACATCCGGATCACCTTGAGACGGAACTGCAGGAATGGCTCGCGGAAGACCCTTATGACGGAGACACTCTGGAGGCTGCGATCAAGCGCAACGGCATCCGTCAGTTCGAACGGCTCCGGGAGCTTCCCCTCATCCGGCAGGGACAGGTCACGAGAGGGCTCCGCATTCTCCTCCTCTTCTTCGATATCGCCACACGGCGCCTGGAGCGGTTCGAGCATGGAGCATGGGAACCATTTCTGGAAGAACACTCCCCGGACGCATAG
- the ald gene encoding alanine dehydrogenase produces MKIGCPKEIKNHEYRVGLIPAAVKAYVSAGHEVFVQKDAGLGSGITNEEYVAAGGKILDTAQEVWNAAEMIVKVKEPLPQEYDLMKPEQLVYTYFHFAADEELTKACLNKKIIALAYETVQEADGSLPLLKPMSEVAGRMSALMGAFYLAKAQGGRGLLPTGVPGVAPANVLVLGGGVVGMNAAKVAAGLGAKVTILDVNPNRLEYLGNVLPANVFPVYSDSHTLEDGLKEADIVIGAVLIPGAKAPKLVKREHLKMMKPGSVLVDVAIDQGGCFETSRATTHSDPIYVVDNVVHYCVANMPGAYARSSTFALNNYTIKYGLQLANKGVEQACKESVPLCKGLNMYKGIITFEPVAAAFGMNNLYKCAKEVLGC; encoded by the coding sequence ATGAAGATCGGGTGCCCCAAGGAGATCAAGAACCACGAATATCGGGTAGGATTGATTCCCGCTGCGGTGAAGGCCTACGTGTCGGCGGGGCATGAGGTGTTCGTACAGAAGGATGCCGGACTCGGTTCGGGCATCACCAACGAGGAATACGTCGCTGCGGGCGGCAAGATTCTCGATACTGCCCAGGAAGTTTGGAATGCGGCGGAGATGATCGTGAAGGTCAAGGAGCCCCTTCCCCAGGAATACGACCTCATGAAGCCCGAGCAGCTTGTTTACACTTATTTCCACTTCGCCGCCGACGAGGAACTTACCAAGGCGTGCCTGAACAAGAAGATCATCGCCCTTGCCTACGAGACGGTACAGGAAGCGGACGGCTCTCTGCCCCTTCTCAAACCCATGAGCGAAGTCGCGGGTCGCATGTCCGCTCTTATGGGCGCGTTTTACCTTGCCAAGGCACAGGGTGGCAGGGGACTGCTTCCCACGGGCGTGCCCGGCGTCGCCCCGGCGAACGTGCTCGTCCTCGGTGGCGGTGTGGTGGGTATGAATGCCGCGAAAGTCGCCGCGGGACTCGGCGCGAAAGTGACCATTCTGGACGTGAATCCCAACCGGCTCGAGTACCTCGGCAACGTGCTTCCCGCGAATGTCTTCCCGGTGTACAGCGACAGTCACACCCTCGAGGATGGCCTGAAGGAAGCGGATATCGTCATCGGCGCGGTGCTCATCCCTGGCGCGAAAGCTCCCAAGCTCGTCAAGCGGGAACATCTCAAGATGATGAAGCCCGGCTCGGTCCTGGTGGACGTTGCCATCGACCAGGGCGGTTGTTTCGAGACCTCCCGGGCGACTACGCACAGCGACCCCATCTATGTTGTGGACAACGTGGTGCACTACTGTGTGGCCAACATGCCCGGCGCCTATGCCCGTTCTTCCACTTTCGCTCTCAACAATTACACCATCAAGTACGGTCTCCAGCTCGCCAATAAGGGTGTGGAACAGGCGTGCAAGGAAAGTGTTCCCTTGTGCAAAGGACTCAACATGTACAAGGGGATCATCACCTTCGAGCCCGTGGCGGCGGCGTTCGGCATGAACAATCTCTACAAGTGCGCAAAGGAGGTCCTCGGCTGCTGA
- a CDS encoding transketolase: MILHDVNLRDFPIPEPDEATVSRIEAAAKRCRSWIVTMTTLADSGHPAGSLSSLEMYLLVYGVAKVTPENWGEIDRDFVVVSHGHTSPGAYAALAAWGFVESGDVLAHFRSCGSPFQGHVERDVPGIDWGSGNLGQGLSAGVGYALAQRIRGKDGRVFVLMGDGEQVKGQIAEARRMASKEKLSNLTALIDCNDIQISGRTGEIMPASLRSLWEADGWRVLECDGHDVRQLYASLRDAATDDLPTVLFCRTKMGHGVSFMEDRPDYHGKAATGELYVRAMEELGGDPELLAEARRRRTTPPPQGKRPPLPPVVLDSGEPFCYGAADKTDNRSAFGKALADVGERNYKRDGRTPLVVFDCDLAGSVKVDGFAKKCPDWFIQAGIQEHSTAATAGAASLGGVVPLWADFGVFGICEVYNQQRLNDINGTNLKLVLTHVGLDVGEDGMTHQCIDYVGLLRNTFGWKLVVPADPNQTDKATRYALSERGNVCLAMGRSKLPVLLREDGTPFYGDGYVFRYGKADLLRDGTDGAILCMGHMAWRALAVRELLAAEGFSVKVLVVSCPLALEEEMLRDAAATGLVVTYEDHHVASGLGASVGLGLLHAGLAPRFASFGVHRYGDSGPSGDVFAAMGLAPEQIAEGVRRLAGSRS, encoded by the coding sequence ATGATACTGCACGATGTGAACCTGCGAGATTTCCCCATTCCGGAGCCGGACGAGGCGACGGTATCCCGGATCGAGGCGGCGGCGAAACGGTGCCGTTCCTGGATCGTCACCATGACTACCCTTGCCGACAGTGGACATCCCGCGGGCTCGCTCTCCAGTCTGGAGATGTATCTTCTTGTGTACGGTGTTGCGAAGGTGACGCCCGAAAACTGGGGAGAAATCGATAGGGATTTCGTGGTGGTGAGTCACGGTCATACCTCTCCGGGGGCTTATGCGGCTCTTGCTGCCTGGGGATTTGTGGAGTCCGGGGATGTTCTGGCCCATTTCCGGTCTTGCGGCAGCCCTTTCCAGGGACATGTGGAGCGGGATGTCCCCGGCATTGACTGGGGGAGCGGAAATCTCGGTCAGGGGCTCTCCGCGGGCGTCGGCTACGCTCTGGCGCAGAGGATCCGGGGAAAGGACGGCCGTGTTTTCGTCCTTATGGGTGATGGAGAGCAGGTGAAGGGGCAGATCGCGGAGGCGCGGCGCATGGCCTCCAAGGAGAAGCTGAGCAATCTCACGGCCCTGATCGATTGCAACGACATCCAGATTTCCGGGAGAACGGGGGAGATCATGCCCGCGTCCCTCCGGTCCCTCTGGGAGGCCGATGGATGGCGCGTTCTCGAGTGCGATGGTCACGATGTGCGGCAGCTCTACGCGTCGCTCCGGGACGCGGCGACGGACGACCTGCCCACGGTGCTGTTCTGTCGAACGAAAATGGGGCATGGTGTGAGCTTCATGGAGGATCGCCCCGACTATCACGGCAAGGCTGCGACGGGAGAACTCTATGTCCGTGCCATGGAAGAACTGGGCGGGGATCCGGAACTTCTTGCGGAGGCTCGTCGGCGTAGAACCACGCCGCCGCCGCAAGGGAAACGCCCCCCGCTTCCCCCGGTGGTGCTCGATTCGGGAGAGCCCTTTTGCTACGGAGCGGCGGACAAAACAGACAATCGTTCCGCTTTCGGAAAGGCCCTCGCCGACGTGGGCGAGCGCAACTACAAGCGGGATGGGCGGACGCCCCTCGTCGTCTTCGACTGCGATCTTGCCGGTTCGGTGAAAGTGGACGGCTTTGCCAAAAAGTGTCCCGATTGGTTCATTCAAGCGGGTATCCAGGAGCATTCCACCGCCGCCACGGCGGGTGCCGCGAGTCTCGGCGGAGTGGTTCCCCTCTGGGCGGACTTCGGTGTCTTCGGCATCTGCGAAGTCTACAACCAACAGCGCCTCAACGACATCAACGGAACGAATCTCAAGCTGGTTCTCACCCACGTGGGGCTTGACGTGGGCGAGGATGGCATGACGCATCAGTGTATCGACTACGTGGGGCTTCTTCGGAACACCTTCGGCTGGAAACTCGTCGTGCCTGCGGATCCCAACCAGACCGACAAGGCTACCCGGTACGCTCTTTCCGAGCGAGGCAACGTGTGTCTCGCCATGGGGCGCAGCAAGCTCCCGGTGCTGCTCCGGGAGGACGGGACCCCTTTTTACGGTGACGGATACGTTTTCCGTTACGGCAAAGCGGATCTCCTGCGGGATGGAACGGACGGGGCGATCCTCTGCATGGGCCATATGGCCTGGAGAGCTCTCGCGGTGCGGGAACTCCTCGCCGCCGAAGGGTTTTCCGTGAAGGTCCTCGTCGTTTCCTGTCCTCTCGCACTCGAGGAGGAGATGCTTCGTGACGCGGCTGCCACAGGACTGGTGGTGACCTACGAGGACCATCACGTGGCGAGCGGCCTCGGCGCTTCGGTGGGGCTCGGACTGCTCCATGCCGGACTCGCGCCGCGTTTCGCCTCCTTCGGAGTGCACCGTTACGGTGATTCCGGCCCGTCGGGGGATGTCTTTGCGGCCATGGGGCTTGCTCCGGAACAGATCGCCGAAGGCGTGCGCCGCCTGGCGGGTTCCCGTTCATGA